In Haematobia irritans isolate KBUSLIRL chromosome 1, ASM5000362v1, whole genome shotgun sequence, a genomic segment contains:
- the LOC142233573 gene encoding uncharacterized protein LOC142233573 produces MDKKCICPVETNTTQHQDYKQLEATKPIEIYRKPSACDQELISGHIGNNLHVKGQGIKSKVWPEVLKNTEEYEEFLQRLKNIKADIYNLYYKCHPIDKPIIEKMFANLSKSSYQLVFSPNHFISRNEKRYLTKAPLDSLIKMKYQLTTYGSYYGRLKELEMFRDALKITLIKGDKIQLKSELKKIYRCGRSTYNDTISKTAAIYSKKTLPGPIDRYTERRI; encoded by the coding sequence aTGGATAAAAAATGTATCTGCCCCGTGGAGACAAATACTACTCAACATCAGGACTATAAACAATTGGAAGCGACCAAACCAATAGAGATTTATAGAAAACCATCAGCATGTGATCAAGAATTAATAAGTGGACATATTGGTAATAACTTACATGTAAAAGGTCAAGGCATTAAAAGTAAAGTCTGGCCAGAAGTGTTAAAAAATACTGAGGAATATGAAGAGTTCTTACAACgtttaaaaaatatcaaagcAGACATCTATAATCTATATTACAAATGCCATCCCATTGATAAGCCCATAATAGAGAAAATGTTTGCGAATTTATCGAAAAGTTCATATCAGTTAGTATTTTCTCCCAATCACTTTATATCGCGTAATGAGAAAAGATATTTAACCAAAGCCCCTCTAGATTCCCTTATCAAAATGAAATATCAACTTACAACATATGGTTCATATTATGGTCGTCTCAAAGAATTGGAAATGTTTCGAGATGCCCTTAAAATAACTTTAATAAAAGGtgacaaaattcaattgaaatctGAACTGAAAAAAATCTATCGTTGTGGACGTTCAACCTACAACGATACCATATCGAAAACGGCTGCAATTTACAGCAAAAAAACATTACCAGGGCCAATTGATCGATACACAGAACGACGTATTTGA
- the disp gene encoding RND transporter family member dispatched — MQWYYNILAKRPYLMVLFIAVFCTACIIVSLTTNTLPDFTDPTLGFETRGTDIGKRLIAWHNLIQETGLVANPSDLQHQTECYDMKHYASISRPKNRRNRKRKNCKQKKNNRQRSRNKTQLANEIKAFKNRLKPKSYKNHSEVIDGAAERYNNSSADMAWHGDNGIFKDYEITNDTSSTKTSSTLSTTNRSNEHGIYGLNMTFVDEDDHRERIQTKKSTWILLQREELPPALESNENTRSSIEEYFCDSPAKEYSHFVVERIGPNSTDSLFDINGILAMCELQDQITKVPNYNEYCDREMISNNCCRPWSLPNYAALLANKSSCFDLTHEDILLLQNLLLTCYDYYHDLKLSNDCSKRKCYAPPECTRKDIVFNILHYLTDYNIIKINETSIFLKFSMIFVPVSHARKILPLFHEWEKVDLSNELVRVAAMDLGLENELFNELLLTDVWLVALGGIFVMTCMWLYTTSLFVTIMTCIAVIFSLGLAYFVYTLVFEMSFFPYMNLLAVVVIIGIGADDAFIFVKIWQCVLTERFSKTSTITTKSLANPEPEQTETLQNLMALTLKHAAISMFVTSITTAGAFYASYISYITAIKCFGIFAGTAVITNYFLMITWLPASISIMERFTLFTTCSKLQIQKILIMLNKSINSFCTKLELWITTAILNYAPILFTVFGIAGICCGVVVLYKPGLQLPENAHFQLFVSNHPFEVYNSKLKNEFWFEKAMANSENYKMPLRFVWGIQPTDDGDYDNPFAYGNLHYDNNFNVSTKNAQIWLLQFCQNLRQQPFYQLTFGMLLPNCFIENFITLMERMCVNSMDNTDRTPCCDISKFPYEPDVFDICLPQIISSLYATPREYFWPGVAGPKFMAPPPPRLEQNNTYNEEMVNNTLLDATMTNITTLPPIVKALVVEFESNVSFSTSYDRVKAFVEEVESWFINELKTAPAEMQNGWFISDLKFYDVQNTLPSCTLVAISVAMSASLVVLLLVTLNILISLYAVVTVLLTIFVTVAILIMLGWKLNILESVTVSTAIGLAVDFSLHYGIHYRLSPSCERLAATQFSLSRIIGPTAMAAITTGIAGALMLFSSVLPYRQIGIFLLLVMSVSWSYSTFFLMSLLKLFGPQYGFMQFQYPRVKKRSATNGIKFYERKPNYITAREQLLTPSSSAVGELINSESHELESLTSNSLIKTISGTECSAQSFCLDYEHLLNSKKSSANVMASPVPSHHHKCPAFRNGTTAQTSSSTTTTALTSSVNISEGPIESESKPEIIIGRQTIEETRS, encoded by the exons ATGCAGTGGTATTATAATATATTAGCCAAACGGCCATACCTGATGGTTCTCTTCATCGCTGTTTTCTGTACAGCATGCATAATTGTATCATTAACGACAAATACATTGCCAGACTTTACAGATCCTACACTG gggTTTGAAACACGAGGCACTGACATCGGCAAACGTTTGATTGCTTGGCATAATTTAATTCAAGAAACAGGGCTTGTAGCCAATCCTAGTGATCTCCAACATCAAACAGAATGTTATGATATGAAACACTATGCTTCGATTTCTAGACCGAAGAATCGAAGAAATCGTAAAcgcaaaaattgtaaacaaaaaaagaataacCGACAAagaagtagaaataaaactcaattagcAAATGAAATAAAAGCTTTCAAGAATCGTTTGAAACCGAAATCTTATAAAAACCACAGTGAAGTTATAGATGGTGCTGCAGAACGCTATAATAACTCCTCAGCCGACATGGCTTGGCATGGGGACAATGGCATATTTAAAGATTATGAAATCACCAATGATACTTCATCCACAAAAACATCATCTACATTGTCAACTACAAATAGGTCCAATGAACATGGTATTTATGGTCTAAATATGACTTTTGTCGATGAGGATGATCATCGTGAACGCATACAAACAAAGAAGAGTACTTGGATTCTTTTGCAAAGGGAGGAATTGCCACCAGCTTTGGAGAGTAACGAAAATACACGATCATCTATAGAGGAATACTTTTGCGATTCCCCAGCTAAAGAATATTCGCATTTTGTTGTGGAACGTATAGGGCCAAATTCCACAGATTCACTTTTTGACATCAATGGCATATTGGCCATGTGTGAATTGCAAGATCAAATCACAAAAGTACCTAATTACAATGAGTATTGTGACAGAGAAATGATTAGTAATAACTGCTGTCGTCCATGGTCTTTGCCAAATTATGCTGCTCTATTAGCTAATAAGAGTTCCTGTTTTGATTTAACT CATGAAGACATTTTGCTATTGCAAAATCTTTTGCTTACCTGCTACGATTATTACCATGACCTAAAATTAAGCAATGATTGTAGTAAACGAAAGTGTTATGCTCCACCTGAATGTACTCGTAAGGATATTGTCTTCAATATACTACACTATTTGACTGattataatattataaaaattaat gaaaCCAGCATAttcctaaaattttccatgatatTTGTGCCAGTTTCACAtgcaagaaaaattttgcctttaTTTCATGAATGGGAAAAGGT tgACTTAAGCAATGAACTTGTCCGGGTTGCTGCCATGGATTTAGGTTTGGAAAATGAATTATTCAATGAATTGTTATTAACTGATGTCTGGCTGGTGGCTTTGGGTGGCATATTCGTTATGACTTGCATGTGGCTGTATACAACATCTCTATTTGTTACTATAATGACTTGCATTGCTGTGATATTTTCATTAGGTTTAGCATACTTTGTTTATACTCTAGTATTTGAGATGTCCTTTTTCCCATACATGAATCTTTTGGCTGTTGTAGTTATCATAG gTATTGGCGCAGATGATGCCtttatatttgttaaaatatggcAATGCGTACTGACGGaacgtttttccaaaacatcaacTATAACTACCAAATCTCTTGCAAATCCAGAACCAGAACAGACGGAAACtttacaaaatctaatggcATTGACTTTAAAACATGCTGCGATTTCAATGTTTGTAACCTCTATAACAACTGCGGGAGCTTTTTATGCTTCTTATATCAGTTATATTACAGCTATTAAATGTTTTGG aatatttgCTGGCACTGCAGTCATTACAAATTATTTCCTAATGATTACTTGGCTACCTGCATCCATTTCAATTATGGAACGTTTCACTTTATTTACCACATGCAGTAaattacaaattcaaaaaattttgatcatGCTCAATAAGTCAATTAATAGTTTTTGCACAAAACTTGAATTATGGATAACTACAGCGATTTTAAATTACGCCCCCATATTATTTACTGTGTTTG GCATTGCTGGCATATGCTGTGGAGTTGTAGTTTTATACAAACCGGGTTTACAATTACCAGAAAATGctcattttcaactttttgtttcaaatcatCCTTTCGAAGTATATAATTCAaagttaaaaaatgaattttggtttgaAAAAGCAATGGCG AATtcggaaaattataaaatgccATTACGATTTGTTTGGGGTATACAACCGACTGATGATGGCGACTATGACAACCCATTTGCCTATGGAAACCTACACTATGACAATAATTTTAATGTCTCCACAAAAAATGCTCAAATATGGCttttacaattttgccaaaatcttagacAACAGCCATTTTATCAATTGACATTTGGTAtgctattacctaattgttttatagagaatttcatAACACTTATGGAAAGAAT GTGTGTTAATAGCATGGATAATACTGACCGAACGCCCTGCTGCGATATCTCCAAATTCCCCTATGAACCTGATGTTTTTGATATATGTTTACCGCAAATCATATCATCATTATATGCTACAcctagagaatatttttggcCTGGTGTTGCTGGTCCGAAATTTATGGCCCCTCCCCCACCCAGATTGGAGCAGAATAACACATATAATGAGGAGATGGTTAATAATACTTTATTGGATGCCACAATGACTAATATAACAACGCTACCACCAATTGTCAAAGCTTTAGTTGTGGAATTTGAGTCAAATGTTTCATTTTCGACCTCATATGACAGGGTAAAAGCTTTTGTGGAAGAAGTCGAATCATGGTTTATAAATGAACTAAAGACGGCACCAGCGGAAATGCAAAATGGTTGGTTCATtagtgatttgaaattttacgaTGTGCAAAATACACTACCAAGTTGTACATTGGTAGCAATCAGTGTGGCCATGTCAGCCTCATTGGTGGTGCTACTTTTGGttactttaaacattttaatatcTCTATACGCTGTTGTCACAGTATtgttaaccatttttgttactgTGGCCATACTCATTATGCTGGGctggaaattgaatattttagagAGTGTTACGGTGAGTACTGCCATTGGATTGGCCGTTGATTTCAGTCTACACTACGGTATACATTATCGTCTTTCGCCATCCTGTGAACGTCTGGCTGCTACGCAATTTTCATTGTCGAGAATTATTGGTCCCACAGCGATGGCAGCCATTACAACTGGAATTGCTGGAGCATTAATGCTATTTTCTAGTGTTTTACCATATCGTCAAAttggaatatttttattgttggtcATGTCCGTGAGCTGGAGTTATTCTACATTTTTTCTTATGAGTCTGCTTAAATTGTTTGGTCCTCAGTATGGGTTCATGCAATTCCAATATCCGCGTGTGAAAAAACGTTCTGCTACAAATGGCATCAAATTCTATGAACGCAAACCCAACTATATAACAGCTCGTGAACAACTACTCACACCATCCAGCTCAGCTGTGGGTGAACTCATTAATTCCGAATCTCATGAACTGGAATCTTTAACATCGAATTCATTGATTAAAACGATTTCTGGAACGGAGTGTTCGGCACAAAGTTTCTGTTTGGATTATGAACATTTGCTTAATAGCAAAAAATCTTCGGCAAATGTAATGGCTTCGCCCGTACCCAGTCATCATCACAAATGTCCAGCATTTAGAAATGGTACCACAGCTCAaacatcatcatcaacaacaacaaccgccCTTACATCCTCTGTTAACATTTCGGAAGGACCTATCGAAAGTGAAAGTAAGCCTGAAATAATTATTGGCAGACAAACGATAGAGGAAACACGTAGCTAA
- the ECSIT gene encoding evolutionarily conserved signaling intermediate in Toll pathway, mitochondrial has translation MKAMIGRLHIFVKQSHHVQLLSVVTASNRFSSAVTVTAHKTYSSTSSHAGPKSNDIDEEEDKSKREQDKNTKGQQRKRPPIKSFVPAVRNPFSSASEKTKDVYMSMVNIFSERDVHRRNHVEFIYAAMKHMSEFGVEHDLDVYKALINVMPKGKMIPQNLFQAEFMHYPKQQQCIIDLLEQMEDLGVMPDYEMEAMLLNIFGRQGHPLRKYWRMMYWMPKFKNASPWALPNPVPDDTLTIAKLAVERMCTVDPRSQINVYETKEVENALDQTWIVSGMSPDQSQLLKDHPRQKAVYIEGPFMIWLRNRSINYFTLRADPDMEFLNSLQNRKFDDGDDVTQLKVPFFGSVPPRKNEIGKLRSVHQQDDGTIFAICATGTSTKDSLLSWIRLLEANGNPSLGEIPVLFRFHSNVGEKAIQIEGNTNATSSSMTKDEFTAGTEETKR, from the exons ATGAAGGCGATGATAGGGCGGCTTCATATATTTGTTAAACAATCTCACCATGTACAAttattgagtgtggtcacggccAGTAATCGTTTCAGTTCAGCAGTTACGGTAACCGCACATAAAACATATAGTTCAACGAGTAGTCATGCTGGTCCTAAATCTAATGATATAGATGAAGAAGAGGATAAATCTAAGAGAGAACAAGACAAAAATACTAAGGGTCAACAGAGAAAGCGCCCGCCAATCAAGTCATTTGTACCAGCTGTGAGAAATCCATTTTCCTCTGCGTCTGAAAAAACTAAGGATGTATATATGAGTATGGTGAACATTTTCTCCGAGAGGGATGTACATCGTCGTAATCATGTTGAATTTATATATGCAGCTATGAAGCATATGTCGGAATTCGGTGTGGAACACGATTTGGATGTCTATAAGGCATTGATAAATGTTATGCCCAAAGGGAAAATGATACCACAGAATCTATTTCAAGCCGAATTCATGCACTATCCGAAGCAACAACAGTGTATTATAGATTTATTGGAACAAATGGAAGATCTTGGAGTAATGCCGGATTATGAAATGGAGGCTATGCTCTTGAATATATTCGGACGTCAAGGTCATCCATTACGTAAATATTGGAGAATGATGTACTGGATGCCGAAATTCAAAAATGCTTCTCCATGGGCATTACCAAATCCGGTGCCCGATGATACATTGACCATAGCCAAATTGGCGGTAGAGCGAATGTGTACTGTAGATCCACGATCTCAAATTAATGTGTACGAAACGAAAGAAGTAGAAAATGCTTTGGATCAAACATGGATAGTGAGTGGGATGAGTCCAGACCAGTCACAACTGTTAAAAGATCATCCTCGACAAAAAGCTGTGTATATAGAGGGACCATTTATGATATGGTTAAGAAATAGATCCATAAATTATTTCACCCTTAGAGCTGATCCAGATATGGAATTTCTGAATTCTTTACAGAATCGAAAATTTGATGATGGAGATG ATGTCACGCAGTTAAAAGTACCATTCTTTGGAAGCGTACCTcctagaaaaaatgaaattggcaAGTTACGTTCTGTTCATCAGCAAGATGATGGCACAATATTTGCCATATGTGCTACTGGAACTTCAACCAAAGACTCCCTCCTGTCGTGGATACGTTTGTTGGAAGCTAATGGAAATCCCTCTTTGGGTGAGATACCAGTACTTTTTCGTTTCCATTCAAATGTGGGTGAGAAGGCAATACAAATCGAGGGTAATACAAATGCTACTAGCAGCAGtatgacaaaagacgagttcacTGCAGGTACTGAAGAAACGAAAAGATAG
- the LOC142232767 gene encoding GTP-binding protein 2, translating into MDFISLFDRSQPDDGFDEGPYVSNSVMESNGNRVHNGCNGNKSNNNGTNGNRGNDNSDSGVESIGSCGHSRSINGEIDGSNNRIHIDFNQAMLPPEPQLGNIEYKLKLVNPSKQRFEHLVTQMKWRLREGHGEAIYEIGVSDSGHLHGLNEKDMNASLSTLKQMAHKLGASISVLRGKYVDSRRSVTEVLVRKIPDDQHNIEVRVAVLGGADAGKSTLLGVLTQGEFDNGRGRARLNMFRHMHEIQSGRTSCISHETLGFDTEGNVINYKYNEMMTAEEISDRSTKLVTFMDLAGHRRYIRTTVQALSGYSPHYAMLVVSAGGGFNGTSQEHLSIVRALDMPFFVVITKNDITSPDQTIQELKNLLTTIGCRKVPFLVTNADEAISAGSNQFSENIVPIFCVSNVTGYGLNLLTRFLYLLSPGISNSEKERLEQESCEFHIDEIFRVSEVGPVVGGLLVKGVITENMPMKIGPLPCGSFHPVTVQTIHRNKAPCRVVRAGQSASLSFTPNQQLPLLRSGMVLLTDCGNTEYAPYGTLFFQAKVSVLFHATAICVGFQTTVHIGSIRQTAIIRGIMGGEKLETNDSASVMFQFVGHPEYVRPGMRVLFREGSNKGIGVVTQVFPLNKSLDIF; encoded by the exons atggattttattAGTTTATTCGATCGAAGTCAACCGGATGATGGTTTCGACGAAGGACCATATGTCTCCAACAGCGTAATGGAATCCAATGGAAACAGGGTTCACAATGGATGTAATGGCAATAAAAGTAACAACAATGGAACTAACGGTAATCGAGGCAACGACAATAGTGACAGCGGTGTAGAGTCCATTGGAAGCTGTGGTCACAGTCGTAGTATAAACGGCGAAATTGATGGAAGCAATAATAGGATACATATAGATTTTAATCAAGCAATGCTGCCACCAGAACCCCAATTGGGAAATATAGAGTATAAATTGAAACTTGTGAATCCCTCAAAGCAAAGGTTCGAACATTTGGTCACACAAATGAAATGGCGTTTGCGTGAAGGTCATGGAGAAGCCATTTATGAAATAGGCGTATCCGATTCTGGTCATTTGCATGGTTTGAATGAGAAAGATATGAATGCCTCGTTAAGCACCCTAAAGCAAATGGCTCATAAATTGGGCGCCAGTATATCTGTGCTGAGAGGGAAATATGTTGACAGTCGCCGCTCAGTGACCGAAGTATTGGTTCGTAAAATACCAGATGACCAACATAATATAGAAGTAAGAGTCGCAGTTCTAGGAGGCGCTGATGCTGGAAAATCAACGCTATTGGGAGTATTAACACAGGGAGAATTTGATAATGGTCGTGGACGGGCGCGTTTAAATATGTTCCGACACATGCATGAAATTCAATCTGGGCGCACATCTTGCATATCACATGAAACTCTTGGATTCGATACAGAAGGCAATGTAATAAACTACAAGTATAATGAAATGATGACAGCGGAGGAGATAAGTGATCGGTCTACCAAATTGGTAACATTCATGGACTTGGCCGGTCATAGACGTTATATTAGAACAACAGTACAAGCCCTTTCGGGCTATTCACCCCATTATGCTATGCTTGTGGTTTCTGCTGGCGGTGGTTTCAATGGCACTAGTCAAGAACATTTGTCCATTGTGAGAGCCCTCGATATGCCCTTCTTCGTAGTTATAACCAAAAACGATATCACATCCCCAGATCAGACCATACAGGAATTGAAGAATCTGTTAACAACCATAGGCTGTCGTAAGGTGCCATTTCTTGTCACAAATGCAGACGAAGCCATTTCAGCTGGATCAAATcaattttccgaaaatattgTTCCCATATTTTGTGTATCAAATGTGACAGGATATGGATTAAATCTACTTACAAGATTTCTATATTTGCTCTCGCCAGGCATTAGCAATTCGGAAAAAGAACGTCTGGAACAAGAATCATGCGAATTTCATATTGACGAAATATTTAGGGTATCGGAAGTGGGACCTGTAGTTGGTGGCCTCTTGGTTAAAGGAGTTATAACAGAAAATATGCCCATGAAAATTGGCCCTCTTCCCTGTGGAAGTTTCCATCCTGTTACCGTACAAACTATACATCGTAATAAGGCCCCTTGCAGAGTTGTGAGGGCGGGACAAAGTGCATCACTCTCCTTTACACCTAATCAGCAATTACCATTACTACGTAGCGGAATGGTTTTGTTAACAGATTGTGGGAATACAGAATATGCACCGTATGGCACATTATTTTTCCAG GCTAAAGTTTCTGTTCTGTTTCACGCTACAGCTATTTGTGTTGGCTTCCAAACTACCGTCCATATTGGCAGTATACGGCAAACAGCAATCATCAGAGGAATAATGGGCGGAGAAAAACTTGAAACAAATGATAGTGCGTCGGTGATGTTTCAATTTGTTGGCCACCCCGAATATGTTCGACCGGGAATGAGAGTACTATTTCGTGAAGGTTCCAATAAAGGCATAGGGGTTGTAACACAAGTATTCCCTCTCAATAAATCCTTGGACATTTTTTAA